In the Halosolutus gelatinilyticus genome, TTTACCGGTTCGAGCCCGTCGGACACGAATCGGAGTAGCGGCCGTCGGTGCCGTCATCACGGATCACGTGACCGGCAGTTGGAGTGTCCCTCGAAGCCTTCGAGCGAGGGGCGAAGACTCTCAGACACGCGCAGTAATCCTCGATCGCCGTGAGAACCAGTACGAGTTCGCTCGTTCATTACGACCGCTTGAGAAACGAAACCCAGTGTCCGACGCAGCCTTACTGGTCCTGGAGGAACTCGGGCCACTCTTCGGGTGGCTTCTCGAGATAGTCAGGCCGCTCATTGAGATTCCCGCCGCCGTCGACCTCGAGCACCGTCCCGGTGATGTAGCCGGCGAGATCGGACACGAGGAACAGAACGCTATCCGCGATATCCTCAGACGTGACGCCACGCTCAAGCGGTCCGCTCGGACCGCCGCCGGGACAAACCGCGTTCACTCGAACGTCAGGCCCGAGATCTCGAGCCGTATGCTTCGAGAGGCCGATGAGACCCCACTTCGAGGCGGTATAACTAGGGTCTCCGTGGACGGTAACATTTCGACCCGCCATCGAAGAGATGTTGACGATTCGTCCTCGTCCGTGCTTTTGCATCTCTGAAGCGACGGCTTTCGAGCAGTTGAACGGTCCCGAGAGATTTAGCCCGATTCCATCGGACCACGTATCGAAAGCGAGTTCGCTGAA is a window encoding:
- a CDS encoding SDR family NAD(P)-dependent oxidoreductase, with translation MIDIDLTDETAIVTGGAQGFGRGIAKRLGEAGSNVVIADIQVEKAEETAEELRNGDIAVEVVDCDVTAPASAEALVEATVDRFESVEILVNNAGGSTSDHFSELAFDTWSDGIGLNLSGPFNCSKAVASEMQKHGRGRIVNISSMAGRNVTVHGDPSYTASKWGLIGLSKHTARDLGPDVRVNAVCPGGGPSGPLERGVTSEDIADSVLFLVSDLAGYITGTVLEVDGGGNLNERPDYLEKPPEEWPEFLQDQ